The window CTTAGTACGCTTCATATAACGATATTTTACGCTCAATATAATTAGTTATTACGAAATATAACACGCAAAAGATAACTTACATTCCAAAATCTTGGTTGTCAACATCGTTGGTCTTCCTCTTTCGTGTCTTCGGGATGGTCTTCCTCTTTCGTGCATTCGGAGTCGTTACAATGTTGGAATTAGGGGGGACGGTAGATGGGATGTTGATATCGGTAGCAGAATTCATTGATTTTAGAGAATAGATAACAAGAAGCGATTGGATATTGGAGAATACGTACGGCGAGAATATAAGAGGAGGCGAGGGGCTTCCACAGCGAGACGGATAACAAGTGGCGGCAAGAAGAGATTGATGGAAATGGTTGAGCGCTTCCACGGCGAGACAGAAAATACATCACGGCTCAACTAGGGTTTACACAGGAGGGAGCGAGAAGAGAGAGTAATGAGAGAGAATCAATGGCTAGACTACGGCTCGACTAGGGTTTACACAGGAGGGAGCGAGAAGAGAGAGTAATGAGAGAGAAGGGCATGCGAATTAAagctatttaatttttttttaattcaaaaaatccaGCGTGGCAATGCCACATAGATTCGCTTTATGATCTGAGCCCCACCCTCGGCCCCCAAAtcattattctaaaaataatatatatataaatatttcataaactgattttaataaaatataaatgagtaaagagagaaaaaataaattaacattttcaGTCACTTGTAAATATTTCAGGTTCATACGTCTACATAAAATTTTCTAGTAATAAAGTACATCAGTCTAAATCTTTTTTTTACCGGAGGAAAATTCCAGAATGCGGTAAGAGTTCAGAGGGCCCGACCCGAGTCCGCCCTGTAAACACCTTCTAGAATGCGGTAAAAAAACCAATTAAGATAAAAGATCTCAAAAACCAAGTAACAATTTGCTTGCAAATGGTAAAATGTTTAGAACTTCAATGGCAAGCTAAAAATTGATCTCTATACAGTTTAATTTTACATGTGTTCCCGAAAacacatataaataaatagagaagCCCTAACTTACATTAGTACTGGATACATGACATTACTAGCACTATGTTTCCTATTATACcccctttatttttattttcatttactttCTCAAAAGAGGTACAAAAatacctaaaaaaaaaaaaagtcaaacaaacacttaactAACTTAACTGTTAGCTGCTTGATAAATGATAACCAACATTGAACCTTACCTTATTCTTGATGAAAGTATCTTTCAGCAAGGGTCGCGTGAGCAGCAGCCCCAATAGGTAAAGCATTTTCATCGATCATGAAATGTGGCGAATGCCCGCTATGTACAGACCCCAATGTTTCGTTCCTTACACCAACATAGAAGAATCCCGCCTCCACTACTTCCGAGTAAAACGAGAAATCCTCCGCCCCTAATATAGGCGGAACCACCACAAACTTCTCCTCTCCAATCAGTTCTGCCGCCGCTTTTCTCATTTGTTCGTACATACGCTCGCTGTTCACCATTGGTGGGTATATTGTGTACTCTTTCTCGAAGAACTCCACGCTTGCCTTGCATCTCATCACGTTTGCTTGTTCCACGATTACCTGTGTAAGGATTCTTTCGTTTTATTTCATTTCGTTtgcaaatcaaacaaaataaaacaaacctaCCTCCTCGATTCTCCTACGAAGTTCGTATATGTTTGAGAATGCCCTGAAAGTGCCTCCAATTATGACTGTATCTGGGATGTTGTTCAGATCGTTGTTGCCTCCATTGAACATAGTCACTGATACCACCTGCAACCAACCCCCTTAtttgagatatatatatatatttgaatgataatgggataaaagtttattttgacaaaattcaaataaaccagCTTTAAAACGTCCTTATTTATCTTTGATttttctataaactatataacTACCTTTCTTGTCTTTTCACATacaattcaaactttttttttttcgttcTTTGATGATTTGAACCATAGATTCATGAATTACTTAGAAATAATACATACCTTTTATTTTCCATGAATTAGATAGACAGTCTAGATTAAGTTTAGCATAAGATAATTGACTGACCTGAGAATCAAGTGGATTGGTTTCACGAGACACGATGCCCTGTAAGCTAATTACAGCAGCCGAACCAGCTAGAACAGCATCAATAGAGCGGTTAGGATACTCTGAACGTTCATCTTTCCCAGAAATTACAGCCCTGAAGAACCCACAACCAGCCAATATTGTGCCCGGTCTAGACCCAATCATACCCGTTTTTCGCTCATGGGATACATGAAGAGCAAATATCGCCTCCACATTCTCTAATGCCCCATCATCGATCATTCTCTTGGCACCGTTACCTTTTTCTTCAGCTGGCTGAAACAATAATACTACTGTGCCCTGAAAATCAGAGTACACCCAATCATGAAACTGTCTCgtaatatttgtaaaaacatttttaacattccaaaaaaaaatggttGAGGTTGACCATATGGATAATGAGTTCAGCATTTCAGAAATGTGATAATAATGCAACTAGAAAAATACCATAGCATTCATTTAAGAATTGTGGGGCCTATAGTTAAGCTCAATCTAACTAACTATTACACTAAAGAGTCTTAATAAATACTTTACAAAGACAGTTGAACCTAATACCTTAAACACAGTAAACACCACAAACATATTAGATAAGAGTAATTACAGACAGTGACAGAATAcaaaaaaatccaaacaaaaaGGAATATGTGTTCAATTTTCTGTTCACATGCCTTGAGTCAATATAGTGACAAGAAATTGTTGTCCTGTAGTTGtgacaaatattaattatattttgtcacAACTTCACTTATTCTATTGTCCAAGTCTTTTtctatttgatataaaattgttatttgaatcatcaaccaaattataaattatgctTATTAAACTAAGATAACAAATGTAAATGTTaagcaaaagaagaagaaaaatgtcTCAATCAATGGAAACATCTCATCCTTTAGCTTTCCTTGCCATGGAATTCTTGAATATTCCAGGCAATCAATCACCTATTTGTTAATTAAGatggattccagtttcaatagAATACTATTAAAATTAACCAGGTAAAAGAAGTACAGCCAGcaattaatcatataataatcaattaaccaaaaactattaataaatcaGCCCACATTTACTCAACAAAGAGTATAAACTTATTTCTGATCTAACCAATAACCATGAGTGAGTCGTCCATACAATTTAAGGCCTAGTTTGATCAAAGTTATTTAggattaatctcaaataactcattattttaatcaatcacatcattaatcaaaataccaaaataccctctatttaaaaatatatatatttatacctctaatgtctttttacccaaataagTTAACAACTCAAAATAACCTAATTTCTTGTAACTttgatattttggttgatgatttgaatgatgtgatcaTATTTGAATGTAGATTGTATATAaggttatttggaaaataatcacttgattattcaaattacccaaaatcaaacaaggcctaagggtaatttgatattttggttgatggTTTTGAATAATGTGATGGTAGATTTGAATCTAGATTGAatagtgggttatttggaaatGAGCTTATTATGTATACAGTATATGCTGTGATATGATAATCTAACTCATAAGAGCTATAATTGATAAGCTGTTGATATGCCAATTATATGATAACATGAAAGAATGACTTGATCAATCTGAAGTTCATTATCTAGATCTGCTTTTGAAGCTTCAAAGACTTGTTCTACAAAAGTTATATCCAAGAAATCTGTTCATGAACCAAGATAACAAGGTCAAGAAAAGACATCATCTATCCCTACTGGGAGAATTAAAAATTCTCTCCAGAGAATTTGTGCAGAAAACTAAAGAAAAAGGCAACAATGTACAGTAAAAGCTTAGTTTAGTTCAAATCAGAtgcaaacataaaaaaatctttattctCTTTAAACCCAAACCATACGTAAACATGCCAGTTCAATCATTCTCCACtaaatcattttcttcatttttaatcCCTTTAGCTTCAATAATGGTCTATTCTATGCTCATCCACTATAAAAAGGCAAACACAACACTTGATCAAGGAAAAAAATAGGCCACACATTTTAACTAAAAAAGTGGAAGCATGATTGGACTCCACCTACATATTTGTTTGTCTTTGCTCTGTGtttcatataatatatgttgaagatacttaaaaaagaaattttcaACTTAAAAAACTCAGCTCCTATATATGGGTAGATCAAATGGAAGTGTATGAAACAACATTCTTTCAGATTCATCCAATTTTTACAAGTTCAGTGAGCTAATTCAATGAATCTAAAGTTGAATGAGTCATCTGAACTTTTTATGCAAGTTTAATGGAGTATTTTATGGAATGTGCTATGAAGATAGAGTCAATGACGGCTAGAGactaaatataaagattaatttAGGTCAACATTACAGGAGAGAACGTGTTCAATTAATAAAACATGAATTAAAGAGTTGGATTAGGAAGAAGGAGGGACCTTTAGATAACGTTCACGAGCTTTGAGGATCTTCGCCGCACCGAGGAGCATCGTAGTGTGTGCGTCGTGACCACAGGCGTGCATTTTGCCAGCGACTTTACTCTTATGCTCCCATTCAACCGCTTCCTGTAACACATTTTAAGAATTTTCGTTAACAATCCCCAAATTGAAAATGGAGATTTATTAAACCCTAATTTACAACAAGGTAGTTGTTGTATCTAACTCATAAATGCTTAGTTGAATATTTAATTGAGACTGTATATAGAGTTATGATGATGAACCTGTATAGGGAGGGCATCCATGTCGGCTCTGAGTGCGACAAAAGGAGGTCCTCCGGTGCCTATAGATGCTCGTATACCAGTAGTAGCAAGAGGAAAACGGTAACTGATCCCCATCCGGTCCAGTTCTTGACGAACTAATCGACTAGTCTCGAATTCCTCAAACGCTAACTCCGGATTCTCGTGGATACGTCTTCGAATTTGTTTCATCCATAGAACGTTCTCCGGAGCGTTGGCGATCCTCATGATCTCATTGGCGCACGCCTTGCTCCATTTCTTACATTCGAGCAAGGAAGGCGGGAGTATAGGAATTTCAGCTCTCAATAGTCTTCCGGATGCGGTTTGATTCCGGATATTACCGATTGTACATGATCTATCATCTCGTTGATCCATGTAGGACAAATCGATGTCAGATGAAGATTTCGCTTCTGCAATTGATGAAGCGAGAATGATGATCATTGAGACGGTGATAGATAGAAGAATCGATGAGATCATTGTTGATTTGTAAAACAcgtttttagagagagaattgaATTGGTTGATGAATAGAATTGAGTTTGAAGTAGagatggatgatgatgatgatgataaaggAGACTGAAATAGACAGAGAAGAGAAAAGGAGGGAAGAAGAGAAAGTGGGACCATGGGAAGAAGAGAGAATATCAACACGTGGGGATAAATGGGGTggaaatacatattattttaatcacgTGGGATAAGCAGCTGAATTGAAGAAGAGAGATTTTTTTTACACTTTTTATTCGGGCGGGCTTGGATGGCCCACTTTTATACTGTTTTATTTCGACCCATTCACCGGGCCCACTGTTATATGGACCCCACTCCGCATTCACTCTTGAGTCCtgtcttttcttttcttcttttttttttttatctcatatcacaatttatatttaatttttaaattatttctgattatttttttttaataaaaaaaaaattaaaattaatatatagtgataaaataaaaaataataacttaaaataaaaaatatttttatattttttattaataaattaattaatacgaTAAATGAGGATGAGAcgatgtttttatattttattatttaaaaaataaaaccaaacaaaCTCATAGAGATTGTTCAGTTGGAGTCGAACGGATTCATGATTTAAAGTTTAAAGTTGTGTAggttaaaatttaatgtaataaataataaatatattggttaaATAAGTTGAGTTCTACAAGATCATGTAacataaaactaatttatatcTACATCTTTAGTTAAATCTCGTTCAATATAGAGCGTCAAGCCTCGGCAAAAATATCATCCTTCATTTTATTACAAAGTtttgttttcacatttttcattGTTGAAAATGTTCGCTCAATAGTCACGATAAAAACATGTaaagttaaaacaaaataaattaatttagtcaacataacataaatttttGATCACCTACTCTCGGTTAATTGTTGACCTAACTCAATAAATGTAGAAACCTTCAAATTCTGCGTCACATCAAAATTGTAATGTATCAATTCATGTTTCAATGAAATAATGTCTTGATTTGTAAAATCTTCGTGATAAAATTCCTTTgcaaacttaaaattattatcactattaaattagtttaatatttgtttagggTGTACTAAGagatggatttttttttattgtagagGCAATATATCTAGGTGgagaaattttattagtttggtgatctcttcattttttttaagatatcaACGTCTTTGCAGCAGATTGATTTGCAGCAGATTGATGTtctatttttatgtatatatacataattttcaagattaagtattttatcgaacaattaaatattaaattaaaaaaatataaaaacaaaatacaagaaaatatttaattaaaaagttttattataataataataaaaaaagtagtagaaaaaaattaattagcaaTTAAATTATAGTCtctttgatatatataattcaaattatactaTGATTATTAGTttctttgatatatatatatttattttaatcataatttaaattatagtctttttttttatttgatatatagaacatttttctttttataatgatcaatgttataattttaaaaaataataataaatgtatattattttttggataataattcaacattaaaatCACAATTTAATCATCCACGTTGAAAACTAATTACTTTTTTTGCTTTTCTAGAAGTTGAGGACTTGTAATAATACGGTTGGTCTATTTCCAACAAGGATCTCATTGGGCATGGACTGAAGACTtgtattgtaaaaaaataatattttatttgaagacTTCTTTTAacttagagtttgtttgatcttcattttttttttacagaaaattttgtttgataaaaaaaattaagtttttaattattaaaatatttttgtgtttaaaattaaaatttaataaaatattttaattgataaaataagtaatttaatatttagaattataataatgtaataaaaaaacatttaataaagaacttaaaaaataaaaaataaaataaacaagaagtAATGAACACTTATTGACAAGTGCACACATATTATAGTCAAATTTTGTGGATTGGTTTTACATGTCataactagtaaaaaaagagaaaatataaatctatattttgatgatattataaattaatattattttttaatatattttgtagtCTTTGAAATAGATACAAAACTagtcatttattattattattattattattattattatttgtgtcACTTATTTATGATTGGTatgcaaattttatttttttatttagagtttattctatattaaactttaaatttttgtcattttaaaaagaaaaataaaattatatgattggCATGGTTTATGTGTGAGtactcaaaattatttgaatttgattctCAATTATTataccaacaaaaaaaaatattgatccattatataagattttgatataatatatatatatatatatatatatatatatatatatatatatttaagctAATCTGATCCCGCACTcgaaatgtattaattaatgtgATGAAATACGAAAAAATTGGACAAATACATATTGATTTTTTACGtctttgtttaatataaaattggtTTAAAATTGCTATTATATTGGTATTTTTGtacttaattttgtttgattttaaaatatgttatataaattattaggtTCATTACATTGAATATCCaaacaattatcaaaatattgtcATATATATCCATTTAATATGTCAAATGGTTGAATATAAGTTTTTGATccataactaatataatataatcaaatttaaatttattttattaaattgattcaaTCGGATTCTTGACCATAGAGTAGGCAGTGAATTAATTTTGTCTTAGTTCaatcttaatataatttaatcttaaaaaattattcttatccCCATTTGTAAAACTCAATTTAAACATCTTAACAAACTGGGATGGAAAGaatataataagataaaaattgaaGTACAAAAAATCTTGTATTGTTTTTTCCaaacatattattttacttatttattttaaataaaaaaaggtttGATTTAAAACTCATCAAAACCCAATATTGGgtcaatataaattaattatgtgatGCAATCAAAGCATTGCTGAGTCTAGGAACACAAAAATACAAAGATAGTAGTTATAGAACTCCAATATACTTCCTTATATTATCAACAACTTTGGAAATTggtaatatttgtttgaaaaattagCACGattttcatgtatatatatgtatgtagggtgtaaatatgttatttgagtataataattaaaatatattattatttaatattataaaaaataatgtaaaattattttaatattatttgtagacaattagattaatataatctatatatataataatgcttaatttttaaagtgtccgaattgccgggtcgagagctgtagttaatttggatatatgtgagagtaaatggatacttgagtcggattatgggttgactcgcccataaacttaaaacggttaaaaatataattaaaaatgttataggtatgattcgaacttacaacctaacaaaaacaagtacaaacttttaaccaactaggctaataacacttcatattttaaattcaacccaaaatttgataaacgcgtgacattttaacaatataagttcaactttttaactaactaatatatatatatatataatgaggcttaatttttaaagtgtccggattgccgggtcgagagttgtggttaatttggatata is drawn from Impatiens glandulifera chromosome 3, dImpGla2.1, whole genome shotgun sequence and contains these coding sequences:
- the LOC124932810 gene encoding IAA-amino acid hydrolase ILR1-like 6, with protein sequence MISSILLSITVSMIIILASSIAEAKSSSDIDLSYMDQRDDRSCTIGNIRNQTASGRLLRAEIPILPPSLLECKKWSKACANEIMRIANAPENVLWMKQIRRRIHENPELAFEEFETSRLVRQELDRMGISYRFPLATTGIRASIGTGGPPFVALRADMDALPIQEAVEWEHKSKVAGKMHACGHDAHTTMLLGAAKILKARERYLKGTVVLLFQPAEEKGNGAKRMIDDGALENVEAIFALHVSHERKTGMIGSRPGTILAGCGFFRAVISGKDERSEYPNRSIDAVLAGSAAVISLQGIVSRETNPLDSQVVSVTMFNGGNNDLNNIPDTVIIGGTFRAFSNIYELRRRIEEVIVEQANVMRCKASVEFFEKEYTIYPPMVNSERMYEQMRKAAAELIGEEKFVVVPPILGAEDFSFYSEVVEAGFFYVGVRNETLGSVHSGHSPHFMIDENALPIGAAAHATLAERYFHQE